One Sphaerisporangium krabiense DNA segment encodes these proteins:
- a CDS encoding YggT family protein — translation MGVLREIVVAILSIYLVLLIGRMIFETVQAFARSWHPRGVVLVLAEATYTVTDPPLKFLRRFIPPLRLGTVAFDLSFTVLFIVVLVMIQIVSAL, via the coding sequence GTGGGGGTTCTTAGAGAGATCGTGGTCGCGATCCTGTCGATCTATCTCGTGCTCCTGATCGGCAGAATGATCTTCGAGACGGTGCAGGCGTTCGCCCGTTCATGGCATCCACGTGGTGTCGTGCTCGTGCTCGCCGAGGCCACGTACACCGTGACCGACCCTCCGCTCAAGTTCCTCCGCCGTTTCATTCCGCCCCTCCGGTTGGGTACGGTGGCCTTTGACCTAAGCTTCACAGTGCTGTTCATTGTGGTCTTGGTCATGATCCAGATCGTGTCCGCGCTTTGA
- the ftsZ gene encoding cell division protein FtsZ has protein sequence MAAPQNYLAVIKVVGIGGGGVNAVNRMIEEGLKGVEFIAINTDAQALLMSDADVKLDVGRELTRGLGAGANPEVGRKAAEDHREEIEEVLKGADMVFVTAGEGGGTGTGGAPVVANIARSLGALTIGVVTRPFSFEGRRRAMQAEAGIETLRDEVDTLIVIPNDRLLSISDRQVSVLDAFKAADQVLLSGVQGITDLITTPGLINLDFADVKSVMSGAGSALMGIGHARGDDRSVAAAEMAVSSPLLEASIDGAHGVLLSIAGGSDLGLFEINEAAQLVSNAAALDANIIFGTVIDDALGDEVRVTVIAAGFDEPGAENQPAAQPMARPQAAARPAPQTPPPAASPARAAAPAPQPAPQPPKAEPSRAERPAPVRPLPASHAAPASTAPAHPAPAHPAPVHSAPHPVPQAAPVAPEPVPAPEPAPAPAPFAREAAEPAPHAEPQSPVSIPRPAPEPPTPITSRVSEPARRRPVVFEEQEEELDVPDFLK, from the coding sequence GTGGCAGCACCGCAGAACTACCTCGCGGTCATCAAGGTCGTCGGCATCGGCGGCGGCGGAGTGAACGCCGTGAACCGGATGATCGAGGAGGGACTCAAGGGCGTCGAGTTCATCGCCATCAACACCGACGCCCAGGCGCTGCTGATGAGTGACGCCGACGTCAAGCTGGACGTCGGGCGCGAGCTCACGCGGGGCCTCGGCGCGGGGGCCAACCCCGAGGTCGGACGCAAGGCCGCCGAGGACCACCGCGAAGAGATCGAAGAGGTCCTCAAGGGCGCCGACATGGTCTTCGTCACGGCGGGCGAGGGCGGCGGCACCGGCACCGGCGGCGCGCCCGTGGTGGCGAACATCGCCCGCTCGCTCGGCGCGCTCACCATAGGCGTCGTCACCCGGCCCTTCAGCTTCGAGGGCCGCCGCAGGGCCATGCAGGCCGAGGCCGGCATAGAGACCCTGCGCGACGAGGTCGACACGCTGATCGTCATCCCCAACGACCGGCTGCTGTCGATCTCCGACCGCCAGGTCAGCGTGCTGGACGCCTTCAAGGCGGCCGACCAGGTCCTGCTGTCCGGTGTCCAGGGCATCACCGACCTGATCACCACGCCCGGCCTGATCAACCTCGACTTCGCGGACGTCAAGTCGGTCATGTCCGGCGCGGGGTCGGCCCTCATGGGCATCGGCCACGCCCGCGGCGACGACCGCTCGGTGGCCGCGGCCGAGATGGCGGTCTCCAGCCCGCTGCTGGAGGCCAGCATCGACGGCGCCCACGGCGTGCTGCTGTCCATCGCCGGCGGCTCCGACCTCGGCCTCTTCGAGATCAACGAGGCGGCCCAGCTCGTGTCCAACGCCGCGGCCCTGGACGCCAACATCATCTTCGGCACGGTGATCGACGACGCCCTCGGCGACGAGGTCCGCGTCACGGTGATCGCCGCCGGGTTCGACGAGCCCGGGGCGGAGAACCAGCCGGCCGCGCAGCCGATGGCGCGCCCGCAGGCGGCCGCGAGGCCCGCCCCGCAGACCCCGCCGCCCGCCGCGTCCCCGGCCCGCGCCGCCGCCCCGGCCCCGCAGCCGGCCCCGCAGCCGCCCAAGGCCGAGCCGTCGCGCGCCGAGCGCCCCGCCCCGGTCCGCCCGCTGCCGGCCTCGCACGCCGCCCCGGCGAGCACGGCACCGGCGCACCCCGCCCCGGCGCATCCCGCCCCGGTGCACTCGGCCCCGCACCCGGTGCCGCAGGCCGCCCCGGTGGCGCCCGAGCCCGTCCCGGCCCCCGAGCCCGCCCCGGCGCCCGCTCCCTTCGCGCGGGAGGCCGCCGAGCCCGCCCCGCACGCCGAGCCCCAGAGCCCGGTGTCGATCCCGCGGCCGGCGCCCGAGCCGCCCACCCCCATCACCTCCCGCGTCTCCGAGCCCGCCCGGCGCCGTCCGGTGGTCTTCGAGGAGCAGGAGGAGGAGCTGGACGTCCCCGACTTCCTGAAGTGA
- a CDS encoding PPOX class F420-dependent oxidoreductase → MSTAALPDHLLTALARPNPCVISTVRPDGAPVSVATWYLWEDGKVLVNMDAGRKRLDHLRADPRVSLTVLDSDSWYRHISLQGRVVSLEDDPDMKDIDRVSVHYTGEPYPNRERPRITGWIEIDSWHSWGWPQADQD, encoded by the coding sequence ATGTCCACCGCGGCCCTGCCCGACCATCTCCTCACGGCTCTCGCCCGCCCGAATCCCTGCGTCATCAGCACCGTGCGCCCGGACGGCGCGCCCGTCTCCGTGGCCACCTGGTACCTGTGGGAGGACGGGAAGGTGCTGGTCAACATGGACGCGGGTCGTAAGCGTCTCGACCACCTGCGCGCCGATCCCCGGGTCTCGCTGACGGTGCTGGACTCCGACAGCTGGTACCGCCACATCAGCCTGCAGGGGCGCGTGGTGTCACTGGAGGACGACCCGGACATGAAGGACATCGACCGGGTGTCCGTCCACTACACCGGCGAGCCGTACCCGAACCGCGAGCGGCCGCGGATCACCGGCTGGATCGAGATCGACAGCTGGCACAGCTGGGGCTGGCCCCAGGCCGACCAGGACTAG
- a CDS encoding YggS family pyridoxal phosphate-dependent enzyme: MNDTHTTRRDEIAAGLAEVERRIADACEAAGRARGEVTLVAISKTYPASDVRILAALGVRDVGENRDQEAAPKAADCADLSLTWHFVGQLQTNKARSVVSYADVIHSVDRERLAGALSREAVRAGRRLTCLVQVALGDEPGRGGVAPEGLAPLADAIAGAEGLVLGGVMAVAPLGADPAPAFARLRDLSEALRADHPGATVVSAGMSGDLAEAIAHGATHVRVGTALLGRRKPFVR; this comes from the coding sequence GTGAACGACACCCACACGACGCGGCGCGACGAGATCGCCGCGGGCCTCGCCGAGGTCGAGCGCCGCATCGCGGACGCCTGCGAGGCCGCGGGCCGCGCGCGCGGCGAGGTCACGCTCGTGGCGATCAGCAAGACCTACCCCGCCTCCGACGTGCGGATCCTGGCCGCCCTCGGCGTCCGCGACGTCGGCGAGAACCGCGACCAGGAGGCGGCGCCCAAGGCGGCCGACTGCGCGGACCTCTCGCTGACCTGGCACTTCGTCGGCCAGTTGCAGACCAACAAGGCCAGGTCCGTCGTCTCCTACGCCGATGTGATCCACTCGGTGGACCGGGAGCGCCTGGCCGGGGCGCTCTCCCGCGAGGCCGTCCGGGCGGGGCGCCGCCTCACCTGCCTGGTGCAGGTCGCCCTCGGGGACGAGCCCGGCAGGGGAGGGGTCGCCCCCGAGGGGCTCGCGCCGCTGGCGGACGCCATCGCCGGCGCGGAGGGCCTGGTGCTCGGCGGCGTCATGGCCGTGGCGCCGCTCGGCGCCGACCCCGCCCCCGCGTTCGCGCGGTTGCGCGACCTGTCCGAGGCCCTGCGGGCCGATCATCCAGGAGCGACGGTCGTATCGGCCGGAATGAGCGGAGATCTGGCCGAGGCCATCGCCCACGGAGCGACACACGTGCGTGTCGGTACGGCGTTGCTCGGTCGCCGGAAGCCCTTCGTCAGGTAA
- a CDS encoding DivIVA domain-containing protein, translating to MPLTPADVRNKQFSTTRLRPGYDEEEVDAFLDEVEAELDRLIQENEELRAKLTECLRGKVPGGMGMSMAPAPVAEPKPEMMMPQPEPMKAPEPIRPEPVPVGMGMPPAEDNMDTAARVLALAQQTADQAIADARREADETVTRARREADEILGKARRQAEQIIGDARARAETLERDAQERHRQAMGSLVQTRDELERKVDELRSFEREYRSRLKLYLENQLAELNVSAEGSGAFPVVGAQMGGAPAMSHAGAPGGQPQIPGPQNNPFGPEPAQHSGAFQGVDGPHNDRR from the coding sequence ATGCCGCTGACGCCCGCTGATGTGCGGAACAAGCAGTTCAGTACCACCCGGCTGAGGCCGGGGTACGACGAGGAAGAGGTCGACGCCTTCCTCGACGAAGTGGAGGCCGAGCTCGACCGCCTCATCCAGGAGAACGAGGAGCTTCGGGCGAAGCTGACCGAGTGCCTGCGGGGCAAGGTGCCCGGCGGCATGGGCATGAGCATGGCGCCCGCCCCCGTGGCCGAGCCCAAGCCCGAGATGATGATGCCCCAGCCGGAGCCCATGAAGGCCCCCGAGCCGATCAGGCCCGAGCCGGTGCCCGTCGGCATGGGAATGCCGCCCGCCGAGGACAACATGGACACCGCGGCCCGCGTGCTCGCCCTCGCGCAGCAGACCGCGGACCAGGCCATCGCCGACGCCCGCCGCGAGGCGGACGAGACCGTCACCCGCGCCCGCCGCGAGGCCGACGAGATCCTCGGCAAGGCCCGCCGCCAGGCCGAGCAGATCATCGGCGACGCCCGCGCCCGCGCCGAGACGCTGGAGCGCGACGCCCAGGAGCGCCACCGCCAGGCCATGGGCTCGCTGGTCCAGACCCGCGACGAGCTGGAGCGCAAGGTCGACGAGCTGCGCAGCTTCGAGCGCGAGTACCGCAGCAGGCTCAAGCTGTACCTGGAGAACCAGCTCGCCGAGCTGAACGTCTCCGCCGAGGGCAGCGGCGCCTTCCCCGTCGTCGGCGCGCAGATGGGCGGCGCCCCCGCCATGTCCCACGCCGGCGCCCCCGGTGGCCAGCCCCAGATCCCCGGCCCCCAGAACAACCCGTTCGGTCCCGAGCCCGCACAGCACTCCGGCGCCTTCCAGGGAGTCGACGGCCCTCACAACGATCGCCGTTAA
- a CDS encoding cell division protein FtsQ/DivIB: MSRRAWRVVLAALLTCGVVGAAAWLVFFSPVLGVRHVAVSGNVMVTDEEVRRAAAVRELTPMATVDLEAVRRAVAGLRRVESATVERAWPDTLKVRVAERRPVAVVPWGGAAAVVDRHAVVIETKGSAPFGLPALQVPRFAAGDPATMAALKVAGGLPEDLTRMIRTVSATSAADVSLRLGDGRTIMWGGAERTRDKARIALTLLERPAQRYDVSSPDVVTIK, translated from the coding sequence GTGAGCCGCCGGGCCTGGCGCGTCGTCCTGGCCGCCCTGCTGACCTGCGGGGTGGTCGGGGCTGCGGCGTGGCTCGTGTTCTTCTCGCCGGTCCTCGGCGTGCGCCACGTCGCCGTGTCGGGCAACGTCATGGTCACCGACGAGGAGGTCAGGCGGGCCGCCGCGGTCCGCGAGCTGACCCCGATGGCCACCGTCGACCTGGAGGCCGTGCGGCGCGCGGTCGCGGGGCTGCGCCGGGTGGAGTCCGCCACCGTGGAGCGGGCCTGGCCGGACACGCTCAAGGTCCGCGTGGCCGAGCGCAGGCCCGTCGCCGTCGTCCCCTGGGGCGGCGCGGCGGCGGTCGTCGACCGGCACGCCGTGGTGATAGAGACCAAGGGCTCGGCGCCGTTCGGCCTGCCCGCGCTCCAGGTGCCCCGCTTCGCCGCGGGCGACCCCGCCACCATGGCGGCGCTCAAGGTCGCCGGCGGGCTTCCCGAGGATCTGACCCGCATGATCAGGACCGTGAGCGCGACATCCGCCGCGGATGTCTCGCTCCGGCTCGGCGACGGCCGTACGATCATGTGGGGAGGGGCAGAGCGCACGCGCGACAAGGCGCGCATCGCGCTCACGCTGCTGGAACGCCCCGCCCAGCGGTACGACGTCAGCTCTCCGGACGTCGTGACGATCAAGTGA
- a CDS encoding cell division protein SepF, with the protein MAGAMRKMAVYLGLVEDDRYPDYGTYAEDEDYPDEYVDRRRGDERGLGTPQDGPEETETPVPAPRAGAAVAERRTTDLARITTLHPRTYNEARTIGEHFREGTPVIMNLTEMVDSDAKRLVDFAAGLVFGLHGSIERVTNKVFLLSPANVEVTAEDKARIAERGFFNQS; encoded by the coding sequence ATGGCCGGCGCGATGCGCAAGATGGCGGTCTACCTCGGTCTCGTGGAGGACGACCGCTACCCGGATTATGGCACTTACGCCGAGGACGAGGACTACCCCGACGAGTACGTCGACCGGCGGCGTGGCGACGAGCGTGGGCTTGGAACGCCCCAAGACGGCCCGGAGGAGACCGAGACCCCGGTCCCGGCACCCCGGGCGGGGGCGGCGGTCGCCGAGCGCCGTACGACCGATCTGGCGCGGATCACCACGCTTCACCCCCGCACGTACAACGAGGCGCGTACGATCGGGGAGCACTTCCGTGAGGGCACACCCGTCATCATGAACTTGACCGAGATGGTCGACAGTGACGCGAAGCGGCTTGTCGATTTCGCGGCAGGTCTGGTTTTTGGCCTACATGGAAGCATTGAACGTGTTACGAACAAGGTGTTCCTGTTGTCCCCAGCCAATGTCGAGGTGACCGCCGAGGACAAGGCCCGAATCGCGGAACGCGGGTTCTTCAATCAGAGCTAG